The genomic DNA CCATCCCCTTGTGCGACCAGCCATTTGGTACACGCTTATGGTGCCCGAAAATGACGTGTATAACCTAAGCAGCCCGCGCCCGACTGGCTATTGCGCCAGATCCCCGAACAACACAAAAACCACCCGTGCGGTGACACAGATGGCTTTTGTGGGTATGACTGATTTTTTATTGGTGTTTCACACTGTATTATAGCCATATTCAGAATAGCATATGTGGATATTCTGTGTTAGTTGCATGAGTCTTTGGACCCATTTACAGCCCTATTTCAGCAGCTGCATTGTGTTTAAACAATTCACCCTCTTGGATGTATCGACGAACCATCTGCACCGACTTATGTCCCGTTTGACGCATGATAGCACGTTCTGATACGTCGTTTTCCGCTGCAGTCGTGGCAAATCCGCTACGCAAACTGTGACCAGCGTATTGAGTTGCATCGAGTTCTGCTGATTCAGCGGCACGCTTCACAACGATTGCTACGGCCTTATCTGACATTCTATCCTTCATATTGCCGTGGCGGTCAATGCTGCGGAACACAGCCCCTTCAACAATGCCTGATCCAGACAACCACGCTACATACGCACGTACAGGACACGTTTCAGTATGCGATCCATACGGGATGCCTACTTTACGTCCTTGGCCTTCCTGGTCGGTCTTACTGCGGCGAATGGTAATGGCCAATCCGTCACGTGTGATCTCGATGTCCTCCACGTTCAATGCGACCAATTCAGAACGTCGGAACGCACCGGCGAATCCAATCAGCAGCAACGCACGATCACGAATGCCGATCAATCGGTCATCCAATGTATCCACCATTAAGCGAATGTCGTTGATGACAGCTGCTTTCTTACTGTGTGAGGCTGAACCGTTCGTATTGGCTATGCCCTTGATGAGGTCACGCACATATGCAGTACGGGTAGGTGTCTCAAGTCCTGCTGTCTGGTGTGCCTGCGATATGGAAGCGATATGACGTTTGATTGTGCTGATCTTACGACCATTGTTTGCTAGGTCAGCAATATATTCGCCGATAGTTTGTGGTGTGGCAGGTAGTGATGTCAGGTTGTGTTGTTGACAATACGTAATGAAGGACATCCAGTCCTTGTGGTACGCCAAGCGAGTATTGGTCGACTTGGACTCGCTGATATAGTCCAGTGCTGTTTTAGGTGTACCCACTTCGGTATGTGTGTTCTGTACCATCAACTCTGACATCACGTTCAACTCCTCGTTCTGACTTCTGATAACGTTAAATTATCGGAAGTTAGGATTTGAGTAAATCATACCTCCGTTGGTTCAGTTTGGCAAGTGGAATGTGTACATTGATGGACTAGGATAGGGTTGTACAAATTGTGTTTGTTGTATACAGTATTCAGTTAAATATAAATGTCAAACTTTGTAAATTAATCCTTGCTCTCTCGAAAACGTCGTCACTCTCACCCGCGCGGTACTTAATGTAATTTTGAAACTCCCGGGGTCCCTCAAACTTTTGACGTTCCAGCGTTCGCACATCCGTATCGATTACGTCATCCAAATTTTTTTATTGATCAAATTTTCAAAACTCCAGGGTATACATACGATGCGTACTGTACACGTCTGATAAAAATTTGATCGCTCGACAACCACTTTATCGCCAACGTTCATATGTACAGGAAATTCACCGTTATAAGTGCGTCTCATCAGGAATCACGTTATGTCTGAATGGGGGTGCACAAATAGAACTATTGCAGAGGGAAATGGCTGCAGAGTATAATAAACGTTGGGGGAATTTTAGCTATATATACGCACACTTCGATTAATTATATCAAATTTAACTTTATCCGTATTTTACACGGGCGCGGAAGCAATGTCAACATGTTCGCAAAAATATTATAAGCGACGTTTGCCAGCAACATTGAACCTTGGCAACTGAATATTGAATTGGTCAGATAAAGTCAAATGGAGGGGATGGAATGGCGAAACAAAGGCAGGAGGATAAGACACGTATTGAGCTTCTACTAGAGAACATCCATAAATTTGATACGTATTATATAAGCCCGCTGTGCATGGGCAATATGCGGAAACGGACGCCTTATGACATAGCCGATCATCGCATGGAAATCGCAGACGCATTACATAGCAACGCACTAAGCCCATTGGATAGACAAACCATCGCCTTCTATTACTTGGCCAACTTGACGGAGTACGAAGTGGGGCAGGTAGTGGGAATGTCGCAGAAAGCTATATCTAACAGGATTGAAGACAATGCAGAGCGTTGGGAAAAGGTCATCATCGATGGTGATCGCACGCCTATACGTCAAGAGCCACACAAACGTGAGCGGATATCTCCGGATTCACCGTTTTACGAATGGAACGAAGACATAATACATAATCGGCCTAATTGGTGGGATGTACCGCCATACATACGCGATTTAATCGTTAGCACATTCGGCATTAATGTTCCGGATGTGGACTCTGTTGAAGAGGTGGATGATAGCACGGATCTACGTATCCGAAAGATGGTTATCGTTAATGGTCAACTTGTTCTCACGCGGTCGATTTATGAGTCGCTATGGAAAAATGTTGAACTGTTCATTCCCAACGGTCGAAAGAATTATATCCGTAGTTGGCGCGGTGAATCTGTGTTCCAAAACGATGATTCGGATGACAAGGAAGACGTCGCTGACTCTGCATGGTGGAATCCCGACACAGGCCAATACTCGTCTGCCCGGTCGAAGAACAAAAATGTGTATTTCCGCAGTCCATCACAGAAACACATCAAGCGAATGGGCAAAGCGCAATGGTACACGCTCAATGGACCAGTAATCACGTACTACTTAACCGAAGAAGAATTAAAGTATTATCGCAATTTGAAATAAAAGTTCTATAAGGTACGTTCTGACGAGCTATATAAGTAGGGAATGAATAGTTATTTTTTAGTTTGAAACAAAACGTTACAGGGAGGTGATTATACATGGATGTGTCCGCAAGAATGTTGAGACTAATGAGACAAGCCGCTGGACATCGACTGCATTATGTGGCTCAAGAATTAGGCATTAGTCGCTCATATCTGAACCTTATCGAACTTGGCTATACAACGCTTACACCGGAAATTAAACAGGCATATCTCAATCTTTATGGGGTAGAGGAACAAGATTTTAGGGGGGCTATCTAATGAAGACGTTGGAGCAGATGAAGCCACAGGAACAAATACAAATGGCATTTAACGAATTGGCAATAATTCAAGCCGCATTAAAACGCGCACAGGAACGAAGAACCTCACGATCTACTATGAACGCGTCGTGATGAATTATAAGGAGGGGTGACATGGAGGTTGTAATGCAAAACGCCCTATCCGGTGCTGCAACATCGGACGGGGCGCATCAGACACTATTTCAATTTGACACCAACAATGTACCACAGACCGATTTACGTTTCTACATGGACAACAGCGGGCACATCGTACCGGCCAAAGTAGCGCAGCACATCATGACCGAAATCCCGTTCTTCTTTGACGGTGCAACGCTCTACGCATATCACAATGGCGTCTACAAACCGAACGGAAGGCAAATCGCCATGAAGTCGGCATTGGTTAAACTACGCGACCACTACAGGCGCAACCTCGTGTCCGAAATCGTGGATTATATCCAGACGTCTATGTGGCAGGACAGCGGCAAGATGGACGTGGAAGATGAGTATATCAACGTTAAAAATGGTCTGTTGCACTGGCCCACGGGTAATCTGTACGCACACACACCGGAACGAGTATCGACGGTACAATTGCCCGTCATATACAACCCCGACGCCACTTGTCCGACCATTAATGAATACATGAAATCAGCATTACCGGCTGACACCCTCCCAATCATCGAGGAGATGTTTGGGTACTGTATGATGCCGTCCACTCAATATCAGAAGGCATTTATGTTCGTTGGATCGGGCGGCAACGGTAAATCACTCGGATTGGATTTGCTCACCACGTTTATAGGCGAATCGAATGTGTCAA from Alicyclobacillus dauci includes the following:
- a CDS encoding site-specific integrase codes for the protein MSELMVQNTHTEVGTPKTALDYISESKSTNTRLAYHKDWMSFITYCQQHNLTSLPATPQTIGEYIADLANNGRKISTIKRHIASISQAHQTAGLETPTRTAYVRDLIKGIANTNGSASHSKKAAVINDIRLMVDTLDDRLIGIRDRALLLIGFAGAFRRSELVALNVEDIEITRDGLAITIRRSKTDQEGQGRKVGIPYGSHTETCPVRAYVAWLSGSGIVEGAVFRSIDRHGNMKDRMSDKAVAIVVKRAAESAELDATQYAGHSLRSGFATTAAENDVSERAIMRQTGHKSVQMVRRYIQEGELFKHNAAAEIGL
- a CDS encoding helix-turn-helix domain-containing protein; the protein is MDVSARMLRLMRQAAGHRLHYVAQELGISRSYLNLIELGYTTLTPEIKQAYLNLYGVEEQDFRGAI